One segment of Carya illinoinensis cultivar Pawnee chromosome 1, C.illinoinensisPawnee_v1, whole genome shotgun sequence DNA contains the following:
- the LOC122302035 gene encoding histone H3.v1-like: protein MEELLTQDANPIEMGSGGIMTWKSDDVYSKVMGLERPGRVRGLGFGSTPTKQTCQHSLSASNQENGISKEEFDKMRNELIDLRNLVNTFVHAQASGKNQNENEEEEKDEEEENAEEEEDQEEDEEAEENDEDND from the exons atggaggaacttttaACACAGGATGCGAATCCTATAGAAATGGGGTCTGGAGGAATCATGACTTGGAAATCAGATGATGTTTACTCGAAAGTTATGGGTCTAGAACGGCCCGGACGTGTGCGCGGTTTGGGGTTTGGGTCAACCCCTACAAAGCAAACTTGTCAACATTCACTATCAGCTTCAAACCAAGAAAATGGTATatcaaaggaagagtttgataaaatgcGGAACGAATTAATTGACTTGCGaaacttagtaaacacattcgtgcatgcacag gcttcaggaaaaaatcaaaatgagaatgaagaggaagagaaagatgaagaagaggaaaatgctgaagaggaggaagatcaagaggaagatgaagaggcGGAAGAGAATGATGAGGACAATGATTGA